A genomic stretch from Primulina huaijiensis isolate GDHJ02 chromosome 14, ASM1229523v2, whole genome shotgun sequence includes:
- the LOC140957233 gene encoding uncharacterized protein: MPPILVLRFTVHRCSGLGKHGNKMQLDDGTCIFLYQLVGTWGQLLFPRPWKEFRLCIYTNFLHERALSISHRDPGVNYWKTAGPDSYLVDENYSDFSLLKLYPLNELKWYDFCFRKVLTNRIVDSSRNLGPILQSVQNDKSFILVSLYRVHEAVIRNMVGHFEKLDVRNYVFVGPMSHVLLDLARRGHPVIDASHFSEVNNLAKSITFQDSTAELVKEILVSAYVTRKSLDLGYNIWVLEENMLPRTGDSFYDSFVSANDVFIGKTTGLLFVRSSSLTLKIWFDDFVDKIVSLFDALLKDSVTHDRIMLDMVEKLLEQQRIKFDDIDALHLGLSLGIVHANSTTSFRTENKFVYWSSETKLDIIQRQLEHLDMWVIDGDFSCVGVFFTRHRI, encoded by the exons ATGCCTCCAATTTTAGTCCTTAGATTTACGGTGCATCGCTGCAGCGGCCTAG GTAAACATGGAAacaaaatgcaattggatgatGGGACTTGTATTTTCTTGTATCAGCTGGTTGGCACTTGGGGCCAGCTTCTTTTCCCAAGACCTTGGAAAGAGTTCCGTCTGTG TATTTATACAAATTTTCTTCATGAGAGAGCACTGAGCATCTCTCATAGGGATCCAGGTGTCAATTATTGGAAAACAGCGGGGCCAGATTCTTACTTAGTGGATGAAAATTATAGTGATTTTAGCTTGTTGAAGCTATATCCGCTGAATGAGCTAAAGTGGTATGATTTCTGCTTTAGAAAGGTGCTTACTAATAGAATTGTGGATAGTTCCCGCAATCTTGGTCCTATCCTTCAATCTGTTCAGAATGATAAATCTTTTATATTAGTAAGTCTATATAGAGTACACGAGGCGGTTATCAGGAATATGGTCGGCCACTTTGAGAAGCTGGATGTTCGAAATTATGTATTTGTTGGCCCAATGTCTCATGTCTTGCTAGATCTTGCAAGAAGGGGTCATCCAGTGATTGATGCAAGCCACTTTTCTGAGGTTAACAACCTTGCCAAGTCTATCACATTTCAGGATTCAACGGCCGAACTTGTCAAAGAGATTTTAGTGAGTGCTTATGTGACTAGAAAGAGTTTGGATCTTGGTTATAATATCTGGGTGCTCGAAGAAAATATGCTTCCTCGTACCGGTGATTCATTTTATGATTCATTTGTCAGCGCAAATGATGTTTTTATTGGTAAGACCACTGGACTTCTTTTTGTCAGGAGCTCGTCCTTGACTTTGAAGATTTGGTTTGACGATTTTGTAGACAAGATTGTTTCGCTGTTTGATGCGTTATTAAAGGACTCAGTGACTCATGACAGAATTATGTTAGATATGGTCGAGAAATTACTGGAGCAGCAGAGAATCAAGTTTGATGACATCGATGCGTTGCACCTTGGCTTGAGTTTAGGAATTGTTCATGCTAACTCAACCACATCATTTAGGACAGAAAATAAATTCGTATACTGGTCATCTGAAACAAAGTTGGATATAATACAAAGGCAACTTGAACATTTAGATATGTGGGTCATCGATGGCGATTTTTCTTGTGTTGGCGTTTTTTTCACCCGTCATAGGATTTGA
- the LOC140957498 gene encoding protein NRT1/ PTR FAMILY 4.3-like, whose protein sequence is MDFLYKLNYNKSRRRGGFRACIFVFVLGALENIGFVANMSIMVLYFHHVMSFGISTSANTLTNFLGSTFFLTIVGGFISDTYLNRLYTCLIFGFLEITGLLLITIQAYYKNSQADSGEKSSCVKGGEAFMFYTSVCLLALGSGGVKGSIAALGADQFDRTDPEWARSVASYFNYYQFSVTIGSLLAVTAVVWIALNKGWHWAFFTGLVTALIGFIVLALGKPFYMSQPLASSSIVKISQVIIAAIQNRNLKLPENPGILHEIAKKERDISEEKLLHTRQFRFLDKAAVLWDGVNTQPRRVCTVTQVEEVKKLIRMLPIFSSTVIMNTCLAQLQTFSVLQGYIMEPHLATLNIPNPSIPVIPIMFMVILLPLYEFFFIPLARRLTGHPTGITQLQRVGVGLVLSVLSMGIAGLVEVKRRDQALKNPLKPISLFWLSFQYGIFGIADMFVMVGLMEFFYKEAPSGMRSLSTSFSLLSLSFGYFFSSIFVTIINAITEKVAASKQGWLEAKELNHNKLDYFYWFLAILSSLNFAIYLLWASWYKYRSDVKETDEQY, encoded by the exons ATGGATTTTCTATACAAACTGAATTACAACAAGTCCAGAAGACGAGGAGGATTCAGGGCTTGCATTTTCGTTTTCG TTTTAGGAGCCTTGGAAAACATAGGATTTGTGGCAAACATGTCCATTATGGTACTATACTTCCACCATGTTATGTCCTTTGGTATTTCGACCTCGGCCAACACGCTCACCAACTTTTTAGGTTCAACTTTCTTTCTCACCATTGTGGGAGGTTTCATCTCAGACACTTATCTGAATCGACTGTACACATGCCTGATTTTTGGATTTCTTGAAATtacg GGACTGCTCCTAATTACAATCCAGGCGTACTACAAGAATTCACAAGCTGATTCCGGAGAAAAATCGAGCTGTGTCAAAGGTGGTGAAGCGTTCATGTTTTATACTTCTGTGTGCTTGCTAGCTTTAGGATCTGGTGGAGTGAAGGGGTCTATTGCTGCACTTGGGGCGGATCAGTTCGATCGGACGGACCCAGAATGGGCAAGGTCCGTTGCAAGCTATTTCAACTATTATCAGTTTAGTGTTACCATTGGATCACTATTAGCAGTTACAGCAGTTGTGTGGATTGCTCTGAATAAAGGTTGGCACTGGGCTTTCTTCACTGGTTTAGTAACGGCGCTCATTGGTTTCATCGTTCTTGCACTTGGAAAGCCTTTCTATATGTCCCAACCGTTAGCAAGCAGCTCCATTGTTAAGATATCACAG GTCATTATTGCTGCGATTCAGAATAGGAATCTGAAATTACCCGAAAACCCTGGCATTTTGCATGAGATTGCCAAGAAAGAAAGAGATATTTCTGAAGAAAAACTTCTACACACTAGACAATTCAG GTTCCTAGACAAAGCTGCTGTTCTCTGGGACGGAGTGAATACTCAGCCAAGGAGAGTTTGCACGGTTACACAAGTTGAGGAAGTCAAGAAACTGATAAGGATGCTGCCTATCTTTTCCAGTACAGTTATAATGAACACATGCCTGGCACAACTGCAGACTTTCTCTGTACTCCAAGGGTACATAATGGAACCTCATTTGGCCACATTAAATATCCCAAATCCTTCCATACCGGTAATTCCGATAATGTTCATGGTTATTCTACTTCCACTCTATGAATTTTTCTTCATCCCATTAGCCCGAAGATTGACAGGCCATCCAACTGGGATAACTCAGCTCCAACGTGTAGGCGTTGGGCTTGTTCTCTCAGTCCTTTCAATGGGAATTGCCGGTTTGGTTGAGGTAAAAAGAAGGGATCAAGCTCTCAAGAATCCATTAAAGCCCATTAGTCTTTTCTGGCTTTCCTTTCAATATGGAATCTTCGGGATAGCAGACATGTTTGTAATGGTTGGACTGATGGAATTCTTCTATAAAGAAGCTCCATCCGGAATGAGGTCTCTTTCCACTTCTTTTTCGTTGCTATCACTATCTTTTGGGTATTTCTTTAGCAGTATATTTGTTACCATCATCAATGCCATAACAGAGAAGGTTGCAGCAAGTAAACAAGGCTGGCTGGAAGCAAAAGAATTGAACCATAACAAGTTGGATTATTTTTACTGGTTTTTAGCCATCCTTAGTAGCCTCAATTTTGCTATCTATCTACTATGGGCATCATGGTACAAGTACAGATCAGATGTTAAAGAAACAGATGAACAGTATTGA